A single window of Streptomyces cathayae DNA harbors:
- a CDS encoding ABC transporter ATP-binding protein: MNDRTTTAPPAPPVLDVRGVTVRFAGLTALDEVSFTVAPGSVHALIGPNGAGKSTCFNVLSGLCRPSAGTVALGDTELTRLAPHRIAALGVARTFQNIVTTHGTVADNLMLGRHALSRAGFAAGALRLPRAVREQREHLARAREIAELTGLGAHFDSPVALLPYGDRKRVELARALCLEPRVLLLDEPVAGMNSAERARTAEVVGELRSELGLSVLLVEHDMGLVMRLADDVTVLDFGRPMAHGTPDEVRQDPEVLRAYLGTDTQGKDAA; encoded by the coding sequence GTGAACGACCGCACCACCACCGCGCCGCCCGCGCCGCCCGTGCTCGACGTACGGGGCGTCACCGTGCGCTTCGCCGGACTCACCGCGCTCGACGAGGTCTCCTTCACCGTCGCCCCGGGCTCGGTGCACGCGCTCATCGGCCCCAACGGCGCCGGCAAGTCGACCTGCTTCAACGTGCTGTCCGGGCTGTGCCGTCCGTCGGCCGGCACGGTGGCACTCGGCGACACCGAGCTGACCCGGCTCGCCCCGCACCGCATCGCCGCGCTCGGTGTGGCCCGCACCTTCCAGAACATCGTCACCACCCACGGCACGGTCGCCGACAACCTGATGCTCGGCCGGCACGCCCTGTCCCGCGCCGGCTTCGCCGCCGGCGCGCTGCGTCTGCCGCGGGCGGTGCGAGAACAGCGCGAGCACCTCGCCCGGGCCCGCGAGATCGCCGAACTGACCGGCCTCGGCGCCCACTTCGACAGCCCCGTGGCGCTGCTGCCGTACGGCGACCGCAAGCGCGTGGAACTCGCCCGGGCCCTCTGCCTGGAACCGCGGGTGCTGCTGCTCGACGAACCGGTGGCGGGCATGAACTCCGCCGAACGCGCCCGCACGGCCGAGGTCGTGGGCGAACTGCGCTCCGAACTCGGCCTGTCCGTCCTCCTGGTGGAGCACGACATGGGACTGGTCATGCGGCTCGCCGACGACGTCACCGTGCTCGACTTCGGCCGTCCCATGGCCCACGGCACCCCCGACGAGGTCCGCCAGGACCCCGAGGTGCTGCGCGCCTACCTCGGCACCGACACACAGGGGAAGGACGCGGCATGA
- a CDS encoding ABC transporter ATP-binding protein yields MPQAPPDDRPALRVENVDVTYGRALSALRSVSLTVPHGGVVTLLGANGAGKTTLLRAVSGTLRLHRGTITAGRIRYGSAVLDGRDPVTAVRAGVVQVPEGRRVFAGLTVDENLRSGGLGLGRRGRDQVHEARERVFALFPRLAERTHQAAGLLSGGEQQMLAIGRALMAAPRLLLLDEPSLGLAPQMVQRIAEVIREINTQGTAVLLVEQNAGMALSLADHAHVLEVGETRLSGPADELARTDAVRRLYLGEAAEDQGAA; encoded by the coding sequence ATGCCCCAAGCACCACCGGACGACCGGCCCGCGCTGCGCGTCGAGAACGTCGACGTGACGTACGGGCGAGCCCTGTCCGCCCTCCGCTCCGTCTCCCTGACCGTGCCGCACGGCGGCGTCGTCACCCTGCTCGGCGCCAACGGCGCGGGCAAGACGACCCTGCTGCGCGCCGTCTCCGGCACGCTGCGCCTGCACCGCGGCACGATCACGGCCGGCCGCATCCGCTACGGCAGCGCCGTGCTCGACGGCAGGGACCCGGTGACGGCGGTACGCGCCGGTGTCGTCCAAGTCCCCGAGGGACGGCGGGTGTTCGCCGGACTCACGGTCGACGAGAACCTCCGCAGCGGCGGCCTGGGACTCGGCCGGCGCGGCCGGGACCAGGTCCACGAGGCGCGGGAGCGCGTGTTCGCGCTCTTCCCCCGGCTCGCCGAACGCACCCACCAGGCCGCGGGCCTGCTGTCCGGGGGCGAGCAGCAGATGCTCGCCATCGGCCGCGCCCTGATGGCCGCTCCCCGGCTGCTCCTCCTCGACGAGCCCTCCCTCGGCCTCGCGCCGCAGATGGTGCAGCGGATCGCCGAGGTGATCCGTGAGATCAACACCCAGGGCACCGCCGTGCTCCTGGTCGAGCAGAACGCGGGCATGGCACTCTCCCTCGCCGATCACGCCCATGTCCTCGAGGTCGGCGAGACCCGCCTGTCCGGTCCCGCCGACGAACTCGCCCGCACCGACGCCGTACGCCGCCTCTACCTGGGCGAGGCCGCCGAGGACCAGGGGGCCGCGTGA
- a CDS encoding TioE family transcriptional regulator, giving the protein MGRNLQNAERLRPIDLARGHGLSTQAVRNYEEAGILPPADRTPHGYRVYTPLHAGALRAFLALVPGHGHAVATSIMRAVNRDAVDEALRTVDESHARLLDDRRTLEAVERALGDLTPTTAASGPGPAASGTGGRFIGPLAGELGIRPATLRKWERAGLVSPRRDPVTGYRVYAEADVRDARLAHQLRRGGYLLEQIAPIVAQVRSAGGPEPLAAALHDWHGRLSARGRALLTGAAELEAYLRARG; this is encoded by the coding sequence GTGGGACGAAACCTTCAAAACGCGGAACGGCTCAGGCCGATCGACCTGGCCCGTGGGCACGGGCTGTCCACGCAGGCCGTCCGGAACTACGAGGAGGCCGGCATCCTCCCGCCCGCCGACCGCACCCCCCACGGCTACCGCGTCTACACCCCGCTGCACGCGGGTGCCCTGCGCGCCTTCCTCGCCCTGGTACCCGGCCACGGCCACGCGGTGGCGACGTCGATCATGCGGGCGGTGAACCGGGATGCGGTCGACGAGGCCCTGCGGACCGTCGACGAGAGCCACGCCCGACTGCTCGACGACCGGCGGACCCTGGAGGCGGTGGAGCGCGCCCTCGGCGACCTGACCCCCACCACGGCGGCGTCCGGACCCGGCCCGGCGGCGTCCGGGACCGGCGGACGGTTCATCGGGCCGCTGGCGGGAGAGCTCGGCATCCGGCCCGCGACGCTGCGCAAGTGGGAGCGCGCCGGGCTGGTGAGCCCGCGCCGCGACCCGGTGACCGGCTACCGCGTCTACGCGGAGGCCGACGTACGGGACGCCCGGCTGGCCCACCAACTCAGGCGGGGCGGTTACCTGTTGGAGCAGATCGCCCCGATCGTCGCGCAGGTGCGGTCGGCAGGCGGGCCGGAGCCGCTGGCGGCGGCACTGCACGACTGGCACGGCCGGCTGTCCGCCCGCGGACGGGCCCTGCTGACCGGGGCGGCCGAACTGGAGGCCTACCTCCGCGCCCGCGGCTGA
- a CDS encoding erythromycin esterase family protein yields MDTGIKDITRAVTAAAVTELLGARPRVLALGEPTHGEDSLLDLRNDVFRQLVEREGYRTVAIESDCLMGLVVDEYVTSGTGTLDEVMGRGFSHGFGASAANRELVRWMREYNEGRPASERLRFAGFDGPLEITGAAGPRQALTALHGFLAARLAPDLLPCTAETLDRLLGADDRWTHPAVMTDPARSVGRTAEAGELLLLADDLVALLEAETPHLIAATSRDDWERARLYGRTATGLLRYHYWLADTSPGRMTRLLGQRDRMMADNLLALAERGPTLVFAHNAHLQRHKSTMRMWDHPLLEWWSACALVSARLGEEYAFLATALGTIRHQEVDTPPADSLEGLLYALPEDRCVVDGTLLAGLLGDWPPAPRESPWFGYMPLDPARLTGIDGVVFVKDVPQV; encoded by the coding sequence ATGGATACCGGCATCAAGGACATCACCCGTGCCGTGACGGCCGCCGCCGTCACGGAGCTGCTCGGGGCCCGGCCGCGGGTGCTCGCCCTCGGCGAGCCCACCCACGGCGAGGACTCCCTGCTCGACCTGCGCAACGACGTCTTCCGGCAGCTCGTCGAGCGGGAGGGCTACCGGACCGTGGCGATCGAGAGCGACTGCCTGATGGGCCTGGTCGTGGACGAGTACGTCACCTCGGGCACGGGCACCCTCGACGAGGTCATGGGGCGCGGATTCAGCCACGGGTTCGGCGCGTCCGCGGCCAACCGCGAACTCGTGCGCTGGATGCGGGAGTACAACGAGGGCCGGCCCGCGTCCGAGCGGCTCCGCTTCGCCGGTTTCGACGGCCCGCTGGAGATCACCGGCGCCGCGGGCCCCCGGCAGGCCCTCACCGCCCTCCACGGCTTCCTCGCCGCCCGGCTCGCCCCGGACCTGCTCCCCTGCACCGCGGAGACCCTGGACCGCCTGCTCGGCGCCGACGACCGGTGGACCCATCCCGCCGTCATGACGGACCCGGCCCGCTCCGTGGGGCGGACGGCCGAGGCCGGGGAACTGCTGCTGCTCGCCGACGACCTGGTGGCGCTGCTCGAGGCCGAGACACCGCACCTGATCGCGGCGACCTCGCGGGACGACTGGGAGAGGGCGCGCCTGTACGGGCGCACCGCCACCGGCCTGCTGCGCTACCACTACTGGCTGGCCGACACCTCACCGGGCCGCATGACCCGGCTGCTGGGCCAGCGGGACCGGATGATGGCCGACAACCTCCTCGCCCTCGCCGAACGGGGCCCGACCCTGGTCTTCGCGCACAACGCCCATCTCCAGCGGCACAAGAGCACGATGCGCATGTGGGACCATCCGCTGCTGGAGTGGTGGAGCGCCTGTGCGCTGGTGAGCGCACGCCTGGGCGAGGAGTACGCCTTCCTCGCCACGGCCCTGGGCACGATCCGCCACCAGGAAGTGGACACCCCGCCGGCGGACAGCCTCGAAGGGCTCCTGTACGCGCTGCCGGAGGACCGCTGCGTCGTCGACGGCACCCTGCTGGCCGGCCTCCTCGGCGACTGGCCCCCCGCTCCCCGGGAGTCCCCCTGGTTCGGCTACATGCCCCTCGACCCGGCCCGTCTGACCGGGATCGACGGGGTGGTGTTCGTCAAGGACGTCCCGCAGGTCTAG
- a CDS encoding helix-turn-helix domain-containing protein — translation MRHAVRPRGLPRPGPVPAPAPRSRIPRVRSLIDADALRVLHRAARVLLDELPRLTDQLVAVLQDQEPAYRSAIEHDAAEIWQEVHRSLRHSISSLLDPRGARDAARRCSWKIGATRAEQGLPLDAVLHAFRLGGSLVWQGLVDETSRAAPEDVRLLVHVASDVWHFVDEHCTVVADAYRQTERHLAWRRENRVRLLTGALLDGTSRIADLPEAALALELPEQGRYVVVAVGGGGLGACPGAQAVLAEGVRVHWHTGVDADHGIVRVGDDTEPVVVADEQPPGVRVGVGSAVEGLAAVGEARRLADTALSLCPQTGGTVRLTEHLPAALVVSSPDLGTALADRLFGPLAHLEPADAEILLDTLATWLACDGSAQRASRRLYCHRNTVLNRLRRYEQLTGRSLSRPFDLVEVTLALTARRLLPR, via the coding sequence ATGCGACACGCCGTACGGCCACGTGGCCTGCCCCGCCCCGGGCCCGTGCCCGCACCCGCACCGCGGTCACGGATTCCGCGGGTGCGGTCACTGATCGACGCCGACGCGCTCCGTGTGCTGCACCGCGCCGCCCGGGTCCTGCTGGACGAGCTGCCCCGGCTCACCGACCAACTGGTCGCCGTGCTCCAGGACCAGGAGCCCGCCTACCGGTCGGCGATCGAGCACGATGCCGCCGAGATCTGGCAGGAGGTGCACCGCTCGCTGCGGCACAGCATCTCCTCGCTGCTGGACCCGCGCGGCGCCCGCGACGCCGCCCGCCGCTGCTCCTGGAAGATCGGCGCCACGCGCGCCGAGCAGGGGCTGCCGCTGGACGCGGTGCTGCACGCCTTCCGCCTCGGCGGCTCCCTGGTGTGGCAGGGACTGGTCGACGAGACCTCCCGGGCGGCCCCCGAGGACGTACGGCTGCTGGTGCACGTGGCGTCGGACGTGTGGCACTTCGTCGACGAGCACTGCACCGTCGTGGCGGACGCCTACCGGCAGACCGAGCGGCACCTGGCCTGGCGGCGGGAGAACAGGGTGCGGCTGCTGACCGGGGCGCTGCTGGACGGAACCAGCAGGATCGCCGACCTGCCCGAGGCCGCGCTCGCGCTGGAGCTGCCGGAGCAGGGCCGGTACGTGGTCGTCGCGGTCGGCGGTGGCGGACTCGGAGCCTGTCCCGGTGCCCAAGCGGTCCTCGCCGAGGGTGTGCGCGTGCACTGGCACACGGGTGTGGACGCGGACCACGGCATCGTACGGGTCGGCGACGACACGGAGCCGGTGGTGGTGGCGGACGAGCAGCCGCCGGGCGTACGGGTGGGGGTCGGCAGCGCCGTCGAAGGGCTCGCGGCGGTGGGAGAGGCGCGCAGGCTGGCGGACACCGCGCTGAGCCTGTGCCCACAGACCGGCGGCACGGTCCGGCTGACGGAACACCTGCCGGCGGCGCTGGTGGTGTCGTCCCCCGACCTCGGCACCGCTCTGGCCGACCGGCTGTTCGGCCCGCTGGCACACCTCGAGCCCGCCGACGCGGAGATCCTGCTGGACACCCTGGCCACCTGGCTGGCCTGCGACGGCTCGGCCCAGCGGGCGAGCAGACGGCTGTACTGCCACCGCAACACCGTCCTCAACCGCCTGCGCCGCTACGAACAGCTGACCGGGCGTTCCCTCTCCCGCCCCTTCGACCTGGTCGAGGTCACCCTCGCCCTGACCGCCCGCAGACTCCTCCCGCGCTGA